In the Paralichthys olivaceus isolate ysfri-2021 chromosome 17, ASM2471397v2, whole genome shotgun sequence genome, one interval contains:
- the ccdc191 gene encoding coiled-coil domain-containing protein 191 isoform X3, whose translation MMSFPGHNPHLFKWRSLNRSKTSADKRVEMASEFAVSEVFSHKTPQSGSSSRAVPLQSSDQLKDHDDAYNEAQVLLSDWLSSKLRLELEEEDDLMCSPERRCPTAQACSQPTAPNYDNFDDLYNCLTEEEDYCSVKSFLQGLMEQEVLDSGMMEELVLDVGQSRKKFRDPLVTMEARHEQVRENRARRDAERQRQQRERENQRGAREEAKRREREEEVRKKQEARRQEEMVQQEMVRLRRQMEERKGPEPLIRQRERERMEGQRSASNIQPAPTHSTKQQQQDAEPLYREQNIQTMLHLSNLKCLQRHFSEWYSVVLDRRLRMDKARALSDWRRKLRAWRAWRTVVWAEQKQREVARTEEKLRTENRQESKKTRQCQLAVESDRRRLLQHCVNEWRLWCRKEREQRELLAQQQETRRKMAALISAASTGKLTAAGAPPYRPIMASPVASNQPETKKKENHHRSGSLAHKASALHQDKMPAGTVAEPTQPWQVTRRHAAPTAAELQDALQRGVSGGFASSKSTTSPSDRFENRHAVQQQIIAQQRRLLKVQQEQIARLKEVQSVKGLEEEVEKTAQISKTSKRRGSRLKSRDSEHTEQREQRVSTEPDSQWTPPRKAVTRQTCPHPIITAMEARAQHRAERRKEIEELKRKKEEEKMAEMKAAEEQRQREEEEEKHRAAEKRKEEKRLEREREEEKQRQVKRQQELLKLARQHYQRTLLLRRGLAPWKRLIQLQLVNTQLAESHHNLLLLKRCTLGWQQSARETLSAKEASADQLHQYFLLRRSLSCWKRLKDWRLIKEERAERFYRTRTLRRFLLALLNHVTQEKLVEWDRRELAQEHNNRRVLRRCFLAWRRLPCVLRWERQREARREKLGRKVTEVLPDFCSHPL comes from the exons ATGATGAGTTTCCCAGGTCACAATCCTCACCTGTTCAAGTGGAGGAGCCTCAACAGGAGCAAAACATCTGCAGACAAG CGGGTGGAGATGGCCTCTGAGTTTGCTGTGTCTGAAGTCTTCTCCCACAAGACACCTCAGTCAGGAAGCAGCAGCCGAGCCGTTCCACTGCAAAGCTCTGACCAGTTAAAAGATCACGATGACGCATATAATGAAG CTCAGGTTCTTCTTAGTGATTGGCTGAGCAGTAAGCTGCGgttggagctggaggaggaagatgaccTGATGTGCTCCCCTGAGAGGAGATGCCCCACTGCACAAGCTTGTTCTCAACCTACTGCCCCGAACTATGACAACTTCGACG ATCTCTACAACTGCCTGACTGAGGAAGAGGACTACTGCTCTGTTAAAAGCTTCCTACAAGGCCTGATGGAGCAGGAGGTTTTAGACAGTGGGATGATGGAGGAACTGGTGCTGGATGTCGGACAATCAAGGAAGAAGTTCAGGGACCCGCTCGTCACCATGGAAGCGCGACACGAGCAG GTGCGAGAGAACAGGGCCCGGCGTGAcgcagagaggcagaggcagcagagagagagagagaatcagcgGGGAGCAAGAGAGGAGGCAAAGAGGAGGgagcgagaggaggaggtgaggaagaagcaggaggcgcgcagacaggaagagatggtgCAACAGGAGATGGTGCGACTGCGGCgtcagatggaggagaggaaaggccCGGAACCACTGATTCGACAGAG ggagagagagagaatggaaggtcagaggtcggcCAGTAACATCCAGCCAGCTCCAACACATTccacaaaacagcagcagcaggacgcaGAGCCACTGtacagagaacagaacattcaAACCATGCTTCACTTGAGCAACCTTAAG TGTTTGCAGAGGCATTTTTCTGAATGGTATTCAGTCGTTTTGGACCGAAGGCTTCGTATGGATAAGGCCAGGGCCCTCTCTGACTGGAGGAGGAAGCTAAGAGCATGGCGAGCGTGGCGGACAGTGGTGTGGGCAGAGCAGAAGCAGCGAGAAGTGGCGAGAACGGAGGAGAAGCTACGGACTGAAAACAGGCAAGAATCAAAGAAAACTAG acAATGCCAGCTGGCTGTGGAGAGTGACCGAAGGCGGCTGCTGCAACATTGTGTGAACGAGTGGCGGCTATGGTGTCGGAAGGAGAGGGAACAACGAGAGCTTTTGGCCCAGCAGCAGGAAACCCGCCGAAAAATGGCCGCTTTAATCAGCGCTGCATCAACAGGCAAACTCACGGCTGCAGGAGCCCCCCCTTATCGACCAATAATGGCCTCACCCGTGGCGTCGAATCAACCAGAGACCAAGAAGAAG GAGAATCACCACAGGTCAGGCTCTTTGGCCCACAAAGCCTCTGCACTACATCAGGATAAGATGCCTGCGGGAACCGTGGCAGAGCCCACTCAGCCATGGCAGGTGACCCGAAGGCATGCAGCTCCAACTGCTGCTGAACTCCAGGACGCGCTGCAGCGAGGAGTCAGTGGCGGCTTCGCCTCCTCAAAAAGCACCACGTCACCTAGCGACAGGTTTGAGAACAGACACGCAGTCCAGCAGCAGATCATCGCACAACAACGCAGGCTGCTGAAAGTGCAGCAAGAGCAAATTGCACGGCTGAAGGAGGTGCAGAGCGTGAAGGGtttggaggaggaagtggagaaaacTGCACAGATCTCAAAAACATCAAAGCGAAGAGGCTCCAGACTAAAGAGCCGTGACTCTGagcacacagagcagag GGAACAGAGAGTTTCCACAGAGCCCGACAGCCAGTGGACACCTCCGAGGAAAGCTGTCACACGCCAGACATGCCCTCATCCAATCATCACGG CCATGGAGGCCCGGGCCCAGCATCGTGCAGAACGAAGGAAGGAAATCGAGGAGCTcaagagaaagaaggaagaggagaagatg GCTGAGATGAAagcagctgaggagcagagacagagggaggaggaggaggaaaaacacagagcagcagaaaagaggaaagaggagaagaggctgGAAAGAGAG agggaagaggaaaaacagaggcAAGTGAAAAGGCAGCAAGAGCTCCTGAAACTCGCCCGTCAACACTACCAAAGAACCTTGTTGCTACGGAGAGGCCTGGCGCCGTGGAAACGCCTCATTCAGCTCCAACTAGTCAACACACAG CTGGCCGAGAGTCATCAcaatctcctcctcctgaagCGCTGCACACTAGGCTGGCAGCAATCAGCAAGAGAGACCCTGTCTGCAAAAGAAGCTTCTGCTGACCAACTGCACCAGTACTTTCTGCTTCGGAGGAGCTTAAGCTGCTGGAAAAGA CTGAAGGACTGGAGGCTGATTAAGGAGGAACGGGCCGAGCGTTTCTATCGCACACGCACTCTGAGGAGGTTTCTGCTGGCGCTGCTGAACCATGTGACCCAGGAGAAGCTGGTGGAGTGGGACCGTCGGGAGCTGGCTCAGGAGCACAATAACAG ACGGGTGCTGCGGCGATGTTTTCTGGCCTGGAGGCGGCTTCCGTGTGTGCTGCGCTGGGAAAGGCAGCGGGAGGCGCGGCGGGAGAAGCTGGGACGGAAAGTGACCGAAGTCCTGCCTGATTTCTGCTCGCATCCACTGTAA
- the ccdc191 gene encoding coiled-coil domain-containing protein 191 isoform X1 yields the protein MMSFPGHNPHLFKWRSLNRSKTSADKVHVKNGDIDQWRKRVEMASEFAVSEVFSHKTPQSGSSSRAVPLQSSDQLKDHDDAYNEAQVLLSDWLSSKLRLELEEEDDLMCSPERRCPTAQACSQPTAPNYDNFDDLYNCLTEEEDYCSVKSFLQGLMEQEVLDSGMMEELVLDVGQSRKKFRDPLVTMEARHEQVRENRARRDAERQRQQRERENQRGAREEAKRREREEEVRKKQEARRQEEMVQQEMVRLRRQMEERKGPEPLIRQRERERMEGQRSASNIQPAPTHSTKQQQQDAEPLYREQNIQTMLHLSNLKCLQRHFSEWYSVVLDRRLRMDKARALSDWRRKLRAWRAWRTVVWAEQKQREVARTEEKLRTENRQESKKTRQCQLAVESDRRRLLQHCVNEWRLWCRKEREQRELLAQQQETRRKMAALISAASTGKLTAAGAPPYRPIMASPVASNQPETKKKENHHRSGSLAHKASALHQDKMPAGTVAEPTQPWQVTRRHAAPTAAELQDALQRGVSGGFASSKSTTSPSDRFENRHAVQQQIIAQQRRLLKVQQEQIARLKEVQSVKGLEEEVEKTAQISKTSKRRGSRLKSRDSEHTEQREQRVSTEPDSQWTPPRKAVTRQTCPHPIITAMEARAQHRAERRKEIEELKRKKEEEKMAEMKAAEEQRQREEEEEKHRAAEKRKEEKRLEREREEEKQRQVKRQQELLKLARQHYQRTLLLRRGLAPWKRLIQLQLVNTQLAESHHNLLLLKRCTLGWQQSARETLSAKEASADQLHQYFLLRRSLSCWKRLKDWRLIKEERAERFYRTRTLRRFLLALLNHVTQEKLVEWDRRELAQEHNNRRVLRRCFLAWRRLPCVLRWERQREARREKLGRKVTEVLPDFCSHPL from the exons ATGATGAGTTTCCCAGGTCACAATCCTCACCTGTTCAAGTGGAGGAGCCTCAACAGGAGCAAAACATCTGCAGACAAG GTGCATGTGAAGAATGGTGATATTGATCAGTGGAGGAAG CGGGTGGAGATGGCCTCTGAGTTTGCTGTGTCTGAAGTCTTCTCCCACAAGACACCTCAGTCAGGAAGCAGCAGCCGAGCCGTTCCACTGCAAAGCTCTGACCAGTTAAAAGATCACGATGACGCATATAATGAAG CTCAGGTTCTTCTTAGTGATTGGCTGAGCAGTAAGCTGCGgttggagctggaggaggaagatgaccTGATGTGCTCCCCTGAGAGGAGATGCCCCACTGCACAAGCTTGTTCTCAACCTACTGCCCCGAACTATGACAACTTCGACG ATCTCTACAACTGCCTGACTGAGGAAGAGGACTACTGCTCTGTTAAAAGCTTCCTACAAGGCCTGATGGAGCAGGAGGTTTTAGACAGTGGGATGATGGAGGAACTGGTGCTGGATGTCGGACAATCAAGGAAGAAGTTCAGGGACCCGCTCGTCACCATGGAAGCGCGACACGAGCAG GTGCGAGAGAACAGGGCCCGGCGTGAcgcagagaggcagaggcagcagagagagagagagaatcagcgGGGAGCAAGAGAGGAGGCAAAGAGGAGGgagcgagaggaggaggtgaggaagaagcaggaggcgcgcagacaggaagagatggtgCAACAGGAGATGGTGCGACTGCGGCgtcagatggaggagaggaaaggccCGGAACCACTGATTCGACAGAG ggagagagagagaatggaaggtcagaggtcggcCAGTAACATCCAGCCAGCTCCAACACATTccacaaaacagcagcagcaggacgcaGAGCCACTGtacagagaacagaacattcaAACCATGCTTCACTTGAGCAACCTTAAG TGTTTGCAGAGGCATTTTTCTGAATGGTATTCAGTCGTTTTGGACCGAAGGCTTCGTATGGATAAGGCCAGGGCCCTCTCTGACTGGAGGAGGAAGCTAAGAGCATGGCGAGCGTGGCGGACAGTGGTGTGGGCAGAGCAGAAGCAGCGAGAAGTGGCGAGAACGGAGGAGAAGCTACGGACTGAAAACAGGCAAGAATCAAAGAAAACTAG acAATGCCAGCTGGCTGTGGAGAGTGACCGAAGGCGGCTGCTGCAACATTGTGTGAACGAGTGGCGGCTATGGTGTCGGAAGGAGAGGGAACAACGAGAGCTTTTGGCCCAGCAGCAGGAAACCCGCCGAAAAATGGCCGCTTTAATCAGCGCTGCATCAACAGGCAAACTCACGGCTGCAGGAGCCCCCCCTTATCGACCAATAATGGCCTCACCCGTGGCGTCGAATCAACCAGAGACCAAGAAGAAG GAGAATCACCACAGGTCAGGCTCTTTGGCCCACAAAGCCTCTGCACTACATCAGGATAAGATGCCTGCGGGAACCGTGGCAGAGCCCACTCAGCCATGGCAGGTGACCCGAAGGCATGCAGCTCCAACTGCTGCTGAACTCCAGGACGCGCTGCAGCGAGGAGTCAGTGGCGGCTTCGCCTCCTCAAAAAGCACCACGTCACCTAGCGACAGGTTTGAGAACAGACACGCAGTCCAGCAGCAGATCATCGCACAACAACGCAGGCTGCTGAAAGTGCAGCAAGAGCAAATTGCACGGCTGAAGGAGGTGCAGAGCGTGAAGGGtttggaggaggaagtggagaaaacTGCACAGATCTCAAAAACATCAAAGCGAAGAGGCTCCAGACTAAAGAGCCGTGACTCTGagcacacagagcagag GGAACAGAGAGTTTCCACAGAGCCCGACAGCCAGTGGACACCTCCGAGGAAAGCTGTCACACGCCAGACATGCCCTCATCCAATCATCACGG CCATGGAGGCCCGGGCCCAGCATCGTGCAGAACGAAGGAAGGAAATCGAGGAGCTcaagagaaagaaggaagaggagaagatg GCTGAGATGAAagcagctgaggagcagagacagagggaggaggaggaggaaaaacacagagcagcagaaaagaggaaagaggagaagaggctgGAAAGAGAG agggaagaggaaaaacagaggcAAGTGAAAAGGCAGCAAGAGCTCCTGAAACTCGCCCGTCAACACTACCAAAGAACCTTGTTGCTACGGAGAGGCCTGGCGCCGTGGAAACGCCTCATTCAGCTCCAACTAGTCAACACACAG CTGGCCGAGAGTCATCAcaatctcctcctcctgaagCGCTGCACACTAGGCTGGCAGCAATCAGCAAGAGAGACCCTGTCTGCAAAAGAAGCTTCTGCTGACCAACTGCACCAGTACTTTCTGCTTCGGAGGAGCTTAAGCTGCTGGAAAAGA CTGAAGGACTGGAGGCTGATTAAGGAGGAACGGGCCGAGCGTTTCTATCGCACACGCACTCTGAGGAGGTTTCTGCTGGCGCTGCTGAACCATGTGACCCAGGAGAAGCTGGTGGAGTGGGACCGTCGGGAGCTGGCTCAGGAGCACAATAACAG ACGGGTGCTGCGGCGATGTTTTCTGGCCTGGAGGCGGCTTCCGTGTGTGCTGCGCTGGGAAAGGCAGCGGGAGGCGCGGCGGGAGAAGCTGGGACGGAAAGTGACCGAAGTCCTGCCTGATTTCTGCTCGCATCCACTGTAA
- the ccdc191 gene encoding coiled-coil domain-containing protein 191 isoform X2: MMSFPGHNPHLFKWRSLNRSKTSADKVHVKNGDIDQWRKRVEMASEFAVSEVFSHKTPQSGSSSRAVPLQSSDQLKDHDDAYNEAQVLLSDWLSSKLRLELEEEDDLMCSPERRCPTAQACSQPTAPNYDNFDDLYNCLTEEEDYCSVKSFLQGLMEQEVLDSGMMEELVLDVGQSRKKFRDPLVTMEARHEQVRENRARRDAERQRQQRERENQRGAREEAKRREREEEVRKKQEARRQEEMVQQEMVRLRRQMEERKGPEPLIRQRERERMEGQRSASNIQPAPTHSTKQQQQDAEPLYREQNIQTMLHLSNLKCLQRHFSEWYSVVLDRRLRMDKARALSDWRRKLRAWRAWRTVVWAEQKQREVARTEEKLRTENRQCQLAVESDRRRLLQHCVNEWRLWCRKEREQRELLAQQQETRRKMAALISAASTGKLTAAGAPPYRPIMASPVASNQPETKKKENHHRSGSLAHKASALHQDKMPAGTVAEPTQPWQVTRRHAAPTAAELQDALQRGVSGGFASSKSTTSPSDRFENRHAVQQQIIAQQRRLLKVQQEQIARLKEVQSVKGLEEEVEKTAQISKTSKRRGSRLKSRDSEHTEQREQRVSTEPDSQWTPPRKAVTRQTCPHPIITAMEARAQHRAERRKEIEELKRKKEEEKMAEMKAAEEQRQREEEEEKHRAAEKRKEEKRLEREREEEKQRQVKRQQELLKLARQHYQRTLLLRRGLAPWKRLIQLQLVNTQLAESHHNLLLLKRCTLGWQQSARETLSAKEASADQLHQYFLLRRSLSCWKRLKDWRLIKEERAERFYRTRTLRRFLLALLNHVTQEKLVEWDRRELAQEHNNRRVLRRCFLAWRRLPCVLRWERQREARREKLGRKVTEVLPDFCSHPL; encoded by the exons ATGATGAGTTTCCCAGGTCACAATCCTCACCTGTTCAAGTGGAGGAGCCTCAACAGGAGCAAAACATCTGCAGACAAG GTGCATGTGAAGAATGGTGATATTGATCAGTGGAGGAAG CGGGTGGAGATGGCCTCTGAGTTTGCTGTGTCTGAAGTCTTCTCCCACAAGACACCTCAGTCAGGAAGCAGCAGCCGAGCCGTTCCACTGCAAAGCTCTGACCAGTTAAAAGATCACGATGACGCATATAATGAAG CTCAGGTTCTTCTTAGTGATTGGCTGAGCAGTAAGCTGCGgttggagctggaggaggaagatgaccTGATGTGCTCCCCTGAGAGGAGATGCCCCACTGCACAAGCTTGTTCTCAACCTACTGCCCCGAACTATGACAACTTCGACG ATCTCTACAACTGCCTGACTGAGGAAGAGGACTACTGCTCTGTTAAAAGCTTCCTACAAGGCCTGATGGAGCAGGAGGTTTTAGACAGTGGGATGATGGAGGAACTGGTGCTGGATGTCGGACAATCAAGGAAGAAGTTCAGGGACCCGCTCGTCACCATGGAAGCGCGACACGAGCAG GTGCGAGAGAACAGGGCCCGGCGTGAcgcagagaggcagaggcagcagagagagagagagaatcagcgGGGAGCAAGAGAGGAGGCAAAGAGGAGGgagcgagaggaggaggtgaggaagaagcaggaggcgcgcagacaggaagagatggtgCAACAGGAGATGGTGCGACTGCGGCgtcagatggaggagaggaaaggccCGGAACCACTGATTCGACAGAG ggagagagagagaatggaaggtcagaggtcggcCAGTAACATCCAGCCAGCTCCAACACATTccacaaaacagcagcagcaggacgcaGAGCCACTGtacagagaacagaacattcaAACCATGCTTCACTTGAGCAACCTTAAG TGTTTGCAGAGGCATTTTTCTGAATGGTATTCAGTCGTTTTGGACCGAAGGCTTCGTATGGATAAGGCCAGGGCCCTCTCTGACTGGAGGAGGAAGCTAAGAGCATGGCGAGCGTGGCGGACAGTGGTGTGGGCAGAGCAGAAGCAGCGAGAAGTGGCGAGAACGGAGGAGAAGCTACGGACTGAAAACAG acAATGCCAGCTGGCTGTGGAGAGTGACCGAAGGCGGCTGCTGCAACATTGTGTGAACGAGTGGCGGCTATGGTGTCGGAAGGAGAGGGAACAACGAGAGCTTTTGGCCCAGCAGCAGGAAACCCGCCGAAAAATGGCCGCTTTAATCAGCGCTGCATCAACAGGCAAACTCACGGCTGCAGGAGCCCCCCCTTATCGACCAATAATGGCCTCACCCGTGGCGTCGAATCAACCAGAGACCAAGAAGAAG GAGAATCACCACAGGTCAGGCTCTTTGGCCCACAAAGCCTCTGCACTACATCAGGATAAGATGCCTGCGGGAACCGTGGCAGAGCCCACTCAGCCATGGCAGGTGACCCGAAGGCATGCAGCTCCAACTGCTGCTGAACTCCAGGACGCGCTGCAGCGAGGAGTCAGTGGCGGCTTCGCCTCCTCAAAAAGCACCACGTCACCTAGCGACAGGTTTGAGAACAGACACGCAGTCCAGCAGCAGATCATCGCACAACAACGCAGGCTGCTGAAAGTGCAGCAAGAGCAAATTGCACGGCTGAAGGAGGTGCAGAGCGTGAAGGGtttggaggaggaagtggagaaaacTGCACAGATCTCAAAAACATCAAAGCGAAGAGGCTCCAGACTAAAGAGCCGTGACTCTGagcacacagagcagag GGAACAGAGAGTTTCCACAGAGCCCGACAGCCAGTGGACACCTCCGAGGAAAGCTGTCACACGCCAGACATGCCCTCATCCAATCATCACGG CCATGGAGGCCCGGGCCCAGCATCGTGCAGAACGAAGGAAGGAAATCGAGGAGCTcaagagaaagaaggaagaggagaagatg GCTGAGATGAAagcagctgaggagcagagacagagggaggaggaggaggaaaaacacagagcagcagaaaagaggaaagaggagaagaggctgGAAAGAGAG agggaagaggaaaaacagaggcAAGTGAAAAGGCAGCAAGAGCTCCTGAAACTCGCCCGTCAACACTACCAAAGAACCTTGTTGCTACGGAGAGGCCTGGCGCCGTGGAAACGCCTCATTCAGCTCCAACTAGTCAACACACAG CTGGCCGAGAGTCATCAcaatctcctcctcctgaagCGCTGCACACTAGGCTGGCAGCAATCAGCAAGAGAGACCCTGTCTGCAAAAGAAGCTTCTGCTGACCAACTGCACCAGTACTTTCTGCTTCGGAGGAGCTTAAGCTGCTGGAAAAGA CTGAAGGACTGGAGGCTGATTAAGGAGGAACGGGCCGAGCGTTTCTATCGCACACGCACTCTGAGGAGGTTTCTGCTGGCGCTGCTGAACCATGTGACCCAGGAGAAGCTGGTGGAGTGGGACCGTCGGGAGCTGGCTCAGGAGCACAATAACAG ACGGGTGCTGCGGCGATGTTTTCTGGCCTGGAGGCGGCTTCCGTGTGTGCTGCGCTGGGAAAGGCAGCGGGAGGCGCGGCGGGAGAAGCTGGGACGGAAAGTGACCGAAGTCCTGCCTGATTTCTGCTCGCATCCACTGTAA
- the ccdc191 gene encoding coiled-coil domain-containing protein 191 isoform X4 encodes MTHIMKVLLSDWLSSKLRLELEEEDDLMCSPERRCPTAQACSQPTAPNYDNFDDLYNCLTEEEDYCSVKSFLQGLMEQEVLDSGMMEELVLDVGQSRKKFRDPLVTMEARHEQVRENRARRDAERQRQQRERENQRGAREEAKRREREEEVRKKQEARRQEEMVQQEMVRLRRQMEERKGPEPLIRQRERERMEGQRSASNIQPAPTHSTKQQQQDAEPLYREQNIQTMLHLSNLKCLQRHFSEWYSVVLDRRLRMDKARALSDWRRKLRAWRAWRTVVWAEQKQREVARTEEKLRTENRQESKKTRQCQLAVESDRRRLLQHCVNEWRLWCRKEREQRELLAQQQETRRKMAALISAASTGKLTAAGAPPYRPIMASPVASNQPETKKKENHHRSGSLAHKASALHQDKMPAGTVAEPTQPWQVTRRHAAPTAAELQDALQRGVSGGFASSKSTTSPSDRFENRHAVQQQIIAQQRRLLKVQQEQIARLKEVQSVKGLEEEVEKTAQISKTSKRRGSRLKSRDSEHTEQREQRVSTEPDSQWTPPRKAVTRQTCPHPIITAMEARAQHRAERRKEIEELKRKKEEEKMAEMKAAEEQRQREEEEEKHRAAEKRKEEKRLEREREEEKQRQVKRQQELLKLARQHYQRTLLLRRGLAPWKRLIQLQLVNTQLAESHHNLLLLKRCTLGWQQSARETLSAKEASADQLHQYFLLRRSLSCWKRLKDWRLIKEERAERFYRTRTLRRFLLALLNHVTQEKLVEWDRRELAQEHNNRRVLRRCFLAWRRLPCVLRWERQREARREKLGRKVTEVLPDFCSHPL; translated from the exons ATGACGCATATAATGAAG GTTCTTCTTAGTGATTGGCTGAGCAGTAAGCTGCGgttggagctggaggaggaagatgaccTGATGTGCTCCCCTGAGAGGAGATGCCCCACTGCACAAGCTTGTTCTCAACCTACTGCCCCGAACTATGACAACTTCGACG ATCTCTACAACTGCCTGACTGAGGAAGAGGACTACTGCTCTGTTAAAAGCTTCCTACAAGGCCTGATGGAGCAGGAGGTTTTAGACAGTGGGATGATGGAGGAACTGGTGCTGGATGTCGGACAATCAAGGAAGAAGTTCAGGGACCCGCTCGTCACCATGGAAGCGCGACACGAGCAG GTGCGAGAGAACAGGGCCCGGCGTGAcgcagagaggcagaggcagcagagagagagagagaatcagcgGGGAGCAAGAGAGGAGGCAAAGAGGAGGgagcgagaggaggaggtgaggaagaagcaggaggcgcgcagacaggaagagatggtgCAACAGGAGATGGTGCGACTGCGGCgtcagatggaggagaggaaaggccCGGAACCACTGATTCGACAGAG ggagagagagagaatggaaggtcagaggtcggcCAGTAACATCCAGCCAGCTCCAACACATTccacaaaacagcagcagcaggacgcaGAGCCACTGtacagagaacagaacattcaAACCATGCTTCACTTGAGCAACCTTAAG TGTTTGCAGAGGCATTTTTCTGAATGGTATTCAGTCGTTTTGGACCGAAGGCTTCGTATGGATAAGGCCAGGGCCCTCTCTGACTGGAGGAGGAAGCTAAGAGCATGGCGAGCGTGGCGGACAGTGGTGTGGGCAGAGCAGAAGCAGCGAGAAGTGGCGAGAACGGAGGAGAAGCTACGGACTGAAAACAGGCAAGAATCAAAGAAAACTAG acAATGCCAGCTGGCTGTGGAGAGTGACCGAAGGCGGCTGCTGCAACATTGTGTGAACGAGTGGCGGCTATGGTGTCGGAAGGAGAGGGAACAACGAGAGCTTTTGGCCCAGCAGCAGGAAACCCGCCGAAAAATGGCCGCTTTAATCAGCGCTGCATCAACAGGCAAACTCACGGCTGCAGGAGCCCCCCCTTATCGACCAATAATGGCCTCACCCGTGGCGTCGAATCAACCAGAGACCAAGAAGAAG GAGAATCACCACAGGTCAGGCTCTTTGGCCCACAAAGCCTCTGCACTACATCAGGATAAGATGCCTGCGGGAACCGTGGCAGAGCCCACTCAGCCATGGCAGGTGACCCGAAGGCATGCAGCTCCAACTGCTGCTGAACTCCAGGACGCGCTGCAGCGAGGAGTCAGTGGCGGCTTCGCCTCCTCAAAAAGCACCACGTCACCTAGCGACAGGTTTGAGAACAGACACGCAGTCCAGCAGCAGATCATCGCACAACAACGCAGGCTGCTGAAAGTGCAGCAAGAGCAAATTGCACGGCTGAAGGAGGTGCAGAGCGTGAAGGGtttggaggaggaagtggagaaaacTGCACAGATCTCAAAAACATCAAAGCGAAGAGGCTCCAGACTAAAGAGCCGTGACTCTGagcacacagagcagag GGAACAGAGAGTTTCCACAGAGCCCGACAGCCAGTGGACACCTCCGAGGAAAGCTGTCACACGCCAGACATGCCCTCATCCAATCATCACGG CCATGGAGGCCCGGGCCCAGCATCGTGCAGAACGAAGGAAGGAAATCGAGGAGCTcaagagaaagaaggaagaggagaagatg GCTGAGATGAAagcagctgaggagcagagacagagggaggaggaggaggaaaaacacagagcagcagaaaagaggaaagaggagaagaggctgGAAAGAGAG agggaagaggaaaaacagaggcAAGTGAAAAGGCAGCAAGAGCTCCTGAAACTCGCCCGTCAACACTACCAAAGAACCTTGTTGCTACGGAGAGGCCTGGCGCCGTGGAAACGCCTCATTCAGCTCCAACTAGTCAACACACAG CTGGCCGAGAGTCATCAcaatctcctcctcctgaagCGCTGCACACTAGGCTGGCAGCAATCAGCAAGAGAGACCCTGTCTGCAAAAGAAGCTTCTGCTGACCAACTGCACCAGTACTTTCTGCTTCGGAGGAGCTTAAGCTGCTGGAAAAGA CTGAAGGACTGGAGGCTGATTAAGGAGGAACGGGCCGAGCGTTTCTATCGCACACGCACTCTGAGGAGGTTTCTGCTGGCGCTGCTGAACCATGTGACCCAGGAGAAGCTGGTGGAGTGGGACCGTCGGGAGCTGGCTCAGGAGCACAATAACAG ACGGGTGCTGCGGCGATGTTTTCTGGCCTGGAGGCGGCTTCCGTGTGTGCTGCGCTGGGAAAGGCAGCGGGAGGCGCGGCGGGAGAAGCTGGGACGGAAAGTGACCGAAGTCCTGCCTGATTTCTGCTCGCATCCACTGTAA